TCCCTGCCGGGAAAAGCCGTCTCCGCTTTCCAGTACGTTTAGAAATCGGAGAATCGCCATGAGCGCTACTCAAACCTCAGAAACCAAGTACTTTGACCTTCACACCACTGGTATCGGTTATCTCAATCGCCTGCGGGAGGTGACTCCGCGTAAGGGAAAACCTTTCATGGCTGTGACCGTCGCCGCTCTGAAGGGATCGGCAGATGCTTGCCTGAAAATCAATATGAAAGATTCCACTCGCCATGATAAGACCTCATCAGTTTAGATGCTTCGAGTGTAGATGTAGGGGGCGGTTCGCGGGAGGGAACGTGTAACAAATTGTGCCATCAAAATGACACTAAAGAGGGTGGTTTTTATCTTGGCGAACGGCGGCTCTAGAAGTTCTACGCAGTCCTGACTTTATTTTCAGTGAGTTACTAACTGCAGCCATGGTGATATCCAGCGTGCTAGAGAATTGACTTAGTCCTGTCATATCGGTTGGCAGCGAGCCGGCTAGCTGTCCGCTCCTGGCCGGCTAGCGACCGTTTCCATCACCGTTCATCCTTGCCTTTCATCACGTGGAGGACAAGCCATGAAAGCCACTGAAACCTATAGCCATCAACCTTGGAACAAGGGCAAGCTGGTCGGGCAGAAAGCCCCGCTGCGACTCAGAGACATTTGGTCCATCCGGGTAAGGCTTCAAATAGCGGATAGACCTCGAGATCTTGCGTTATTCGAGTTAGCCATCGACAGCAAGCTGCGGGCCTGCGATTTAACCAAGCTTCGTGTGCGGGACATCGCACATGGAGACCTTGTGTCGTCTCGGGCCATTGTGATGCAGCAGAAAACCCAGCACCCGGTGCAATTTGAAATCACTGAACAAACCAGGGTGGCGCTGGCGGAATGGATACAGCAGGCAAACCTACGCAGCGAGGATTTCTTATTTCCTAGCCGGTTGCATAGCTCAGATCATCTTTCCACCAGACAGTACGCGCGGATCGTCAAAGTTTGGGTGGCTGCCATTGGGCTTGATCCGGCCCTGTATGGCACTCACACGATGCGTCGCACCAAAGCTTCTCTGATCTACCGCAGAACGAGGAACCTAAGGGCGATCCAGCTTCTTCTCGGCCACAGCAAGCTTGAAAGCACCGTCAGATACCTGGGAATTGAGGTCGATGACGCTTTGGAAATGGCGGAGCAGACGGAGGTCTGACCTTGAATAGCGACGGCTGAAGCTAACCCGTCGCTATTCGGCCAATTGCTGCCGCATCAATGGGCGCCTGTCCGAGTCACACAATTTGATTGGGGCAGACCATACTGGGTCTCTGGCCGAGGCCAAGTATAGAGATCTGAATCCTCAAAGGAGCTTCAATGCATCTGGTAATGCTCGATACATGCGTATGGCTTGATATTTCATCCCAGAAGTCAGAGCTGCCAATGCTCACGGCGATAGAGCATCTAGTTGAGGATGGCGTTATCAAGATCCTGCTGCCCGACTTGGTACGGACCGAGTACGAGCAAAATAAAGACAGGGTGATCGAGGCCACACGCAAACGCCTCGCGAACGAGTTCAGAGTGGTTAAAGGTGTCATTGAGTCGTTTGGCGGCGACGGAAAGGACGTAACGCTTGAGACGTTGGAGGACGTGAATCACCGTCTGCCAATACTTTCAGAAGCCACCGAGGGCACGGTTAAGCGTGTCCTGAGGTTATTCGACACAGCTTTGGTTGTAGCAATAACTGATAAGGCAAAAATTAAAGCAGCTGAGCGCGCAATCGCGAAGAAGGCTCCGTTCCACAAGCAAAAAAACAGTGTTGCCGACGCGGTACTTATTGAGGCGTTCCAAGAGTATCGGCTAGAACACGCAGATGAGTACAACTCCTTTCGGTTCGTCACCCATAATGTCAATGATTTTTCAGCCAAAGACCACCGCTTACCTCACGAAGATTTTGCAGAAATCTTTGATGACCAAACCCATTTCTACAATGCCACAAGCCAGGCCGTAGAGGATCTGCTCGACCTCGAAGAGCTCCACTATGAGTACGACTGGGCTTGGGAGGATCAGACGCGCGGCTTGCAAGAGATCTTGGGGGCAATGGATGAGCTGGTCGATAAAGTTTGGTACAACAGGCATATGAATCGTACCGGGTTTTATGGAGGCCATTTCGTTTAAGTCAGGCCGCCATGGTCTGACCGGATTGTTGCTGGTAGAAGTTTGCCTCAGCTTCTGCCGGGGGTATATACCCAATCGAGCTCAGCAACCGCTGGTGGTTGTACCAGTGAACCCATTTCAAAGTGGCGATTTCCACGGCTTCGCGACTACGCCAGGATTGCCGATAGATCAGCTCCGCTTTGTATAACCCGTTGATGGTTTCAGCCAAAGCGTTGTCATAGCTATCGCCTTTGCTGCCTACAGAGGGCTCTATGCCGGCCTCAGCGAGACGCTCGGTGTATCGGATGGAGACGTATTGGCTACCCCTGTCGCTATGGTGTATCAGGCCGTCCATGCGGCTCGGCTGTCGAGCGTGCAGCGCTTGCTCCAGGGCATCCAGAACGAAGTCTGTTCGCATGCTGTTGCTCACCCGCCAGCCAACGATACGCCGGGCAAATACATCGACCACGAAGGCGACGTAGAGCCAGCCTTGCCACGTTGAAACATAAGTAAAGTCGGACACCCATAGCTGATTGGGTCGATCCGCATGGAACTGGCGTTGGACCCTATCCAGCGGACAAATCGCGTTCTCATTCGGGATGGTGGTGCGGATCACATGACCGCGACGAACGCCCTGCAGGCCCAGTTGACGCATCAGCCGCTGTACCGTGCAGCGAGCAATATCAATGCCCTCACGCTTGAGTTGCTTCCAGACTTTCACGACGCCATAGCACTGCATATTGTCATCCCAGACTCGCTGGATTTTATCGCTCAACAGCTCGTCCTGTTTGGCACGAGCGCTTCGCAGTTCGGGTTGACGGGCTTTGGCTGCATGCACGTAATAACCGGACGGAGCGATCTGGATTACCCGACAGATCGACTCGACTCCGTAGCGGTCACGGTACTCGTCAACGAAGGCGTTCAGGGTTTGTTGCGGCGGTCGAGCTCCGCCTGGGCAAAATACGCACTGGCCAGGCGCAGAATCTCGTTCGCTTTGCGCAGTTCCCGGTTCTCGCGTTCCAGAGCCTTGATGCGTTCTCGTTCCTCGGTCGTCTGGCCGGGGCGGTGGCCAATATCAGTGCGTATCCAGCCATGCAGCGTCTGGGGGACACAGCCGATCTTGGGCGCAATGGATTCGATGGCTGCCCATTCGGAGGGGTAGTCCTTCAGGTTCTCCAGAACCATGCGCACAGCACGTTCACGGACTTCAGGGGAATAGCTATTAGATTTCTTCATGCCTCATTCTCTCAAGAGTTGAGGCCTCCACGAAACCCGGTGCGATTCAATATGAACCGCGCTCACCACATTGAGCAAGGAACTATCAAGCTCATCCCGGAGGGAGCTGAGCGTAATTCCAATGGTGAGATTCACCAACACATCTGGAAAGGTGCGTTGGCCGCTGCTGAGAGGGTGAGAAATCAGTACGAGGACACCGGCCCTTGGGACGATTTTGAGTGGGGCATGCTCAACGGCAAGCTATCCGCGCTCCGCTGGGTACTAGGAGATGAATGGGACATGCTCGATACCTGAAGCAATAGAGGCCCCCTCTGGATCGACATCAAGACAGCTCTGTAAATGACCAATCAGCTTGTCTGTAACACTCTGGATAGCTCCCTCTTCACCATCCTATAAAGGGTTGACTGCTACCGGTCGTGACAGGCCGGTGTCGGCCAAAAGCGGCCGATCTACTCAAGTCACCCTGCTCTTGCCACTTCCTCTTGGCAGCGCTTACGACTGCACACTTAAAAGGCAGTGGGGCAAACAGTGACGTCTGGCTAACCTTGACTCCAGCACACCCGGCACCTACCTGCCACCGCCGAGCACAACAAGGCCAGCTTCGCGAAAGAACCAAGCCTGCCAATACCCACCATCAACAGTGATACGCAGAAAATTACCAGCGCCACGTCGAAGAACATGGTTACGATCAGCAAATTCACAGGGCTTGGCTTCGGTGCAGGCCGATTCCTACCATTTCAGTATCGGCGAGCTTGAGCAGATAACGAGCTGCTTGCTGCCCCGCGTCATTGCAACATAAAGATTTTTTGCATTCATCTTCTCTGGTTCGAGAATGATGGCTACGTCCGCCTCAAGCCCTTTCAACAACAAGGTGCTCCCCACAGACTTAGGGCGCATCGTACGAGGTATATGTCTAAAACGTTCTCGCTCTCGCATCGCCGCAGCGTGGAAAGTCACGGTCCCGTTCACTGCCCGTAGCGCCTTCGAGCACAAGCGCACGATGTCCGGCCGGAAAGCGAAAACACCGTTGGTATCGTAGAAAGCATCCAGCATATCGGCGGCACTTCGATGAGAGGGGGCTCGCAGATAAGCCAGCGCAATCTCTTCGATACGACTGGCGTGCGTCCGCGCCCTCCCTGCATGTAGCGAACGAGTCCGGGCAATTAGCTTTTCTGGTGACAGTCCCGACAGTAAGTTACCAAAATAGCTCACTGCATCGTCCAGAGACAATTGAGCAGAAGGATCAAACGCTGCAGCAAACTTCATGAAATCCACCATGTCATTGGCTTCAACCATTGTCGCACGGGCTCTGCGAGCGGTCTGCCACTGACTACCCTTGTTTCTCGAGTCTGCAATGATGAGAGCTGTGCCTGCAAACTTTCGCTTTGCAGTGGCGAGGCGTGTTTCGTTCATCTGGGCAGCCGACCCTTCAAGGCGAACCCACTCCACCCCTTTTGGAACCTTGGAAAGGTCAATAGAGCCACCAGCTCGACTCAACGATGGACGAACGGAGTTGAGAAGCCAATCACCAACCTCCGGTGCATCTGCATTCTTCCAGCGCCAAGGCTCCGGCTTCCACGTCAAACGGGGGAAAGCAGCAACCACATCTTTTTGCCAATCGACAACGGGGCCGGCAAAGTCAAAGATGACCTGAAGAGGGTCACCTAGGACCACCGTAGGCAGTAAATTAGCAAGCGCGAGAATCATCTCATGCTGCAAACTTCCGCAATCTTGGTACTCGTCCACAATGACCCGCGAGTATGTCGCTGAGACGATCTTATCAGTGTGACCGGCTTTAAGGATGCCCAACGCTGCTTGCCGAATTGCCGCATAGTTTGCGCTGTTTCCTTGTATCCGAAGAACAGCCGGCGCGAGACGCGAGCGCTGGGGAAAGCACTGGACCAAGCGAATGGCCCAGCTATCCAGCGTTGTCACTCGAGCGGCGTCGCCGCGTACGCCGAGCTTTTTCAAACGCTGCTCGAGCGCAGCTCTCCCCGCGTTGGTATGTGTCAGCACAAGGGCAGGCTTGCTGTCTTCACTTCGTAAGAGCGCAGAGGTGATGAGCTGCGTCTTGCCACATCCGGCAGGGGCGCTGACGCTCCCGCGACGGTACGCGAGGATGTCCAATTCAGCGTCACACATCGGACTGCCTGAATAATGCAAAAATCGGCTGTTTTAGCTCTGGCTCGGCGTCCTTTATCCAAGGGCCAATCACTCTTTCTCCCACCAGCTCCATTTTGCTGATGGACTTGAACCAACCTTTACGACCCGGTCCAACTTTGGAATCTTTTGTTGAAAGTTTAGCAGCCTTGCCCAAGAAGGCCCGCTCTTCGTCTTCGTACTGGGCATCTCCGCCGACGAGGCTTAACGCAGTCTCCAAATCGAACTTCTTATTTGAGACCTCTTCCAGAGCACCGCCAACCAACTCCTCTGAGTTGAGCTCAATCGCCAGCTTAATGAGATCGTCCACGCCATAGTCAGGGAGCCACCTGAACAAGGCCTCTTCGAGAGCAAGGGAATCACCCCAAGTACATACCGTGACACCATCAGCTTCAGCCGCCTCTCGTGCCTCTTGTGGTATGACCACATCTGCATCCAAGAACGCTTTGGTTCGGTAGCCCCACTGGGCAAAAATTTGCGCACGCTCTAAGATATGCTTCGGACTCCTTCCTCCGGCATCGACAAACGCAGTTGCATTTGCATATGCAGATTGCTTTCCTTTCGACACCCGGTATCTGTCAATACCTCGAAGGAGCCCAACCTCGCTAGCTCCTTCGCAGACAATCACAGTTCGTGCAAGGAATGCCTCCGGATAGAGACGAGCAGCACCCTGGATTACGTTCTCGCTACTTACCAAACGCATTTGGTGCTGCCCGCCGTCCGCTTTACGAACGATAACGATCTGGTCACCACTGAGTTCTCTCACCGCAACCGCAGAATGTGTTGTCATGAAGACCTGAAGCGGGGCCTCCGTTTCTTTTGACCCGAGAGAGTGCAGTAGACTGATCACGCGATGCGGTTCAAGTCCATGCTCGACCTCATCAACCAGCAAGCAGCTTGCTGCAGATGAAGCTTCCCGGTGAAGAGCTGCCAGTAACAGGCGACTAGACCCTGTACCAAGGTTGCGCAAGGGCACTCCGCCATCAGAATGCAACGTAATCGCCCCGTCTGAAAAGGAAAGCGCCCCCGCATCCAGCAATGCCTGGGCCTTCTCACCAACATCAATGCCCATCTCCCTAGCTTTAGTCGTGACTAGATCAAGCATGTCACCAATGTTGGCTCCAGCCTTATCCCCAAACGCCAACCGAGCCTCTCTTGCCGCCGAGACCAAATCATTGCCAACAGCAAGCTTTTCTTCCGATAACCGCGCCAATACAGAACTTCTGCTCCAAGAAAGATTGGTGCTCGAGTGATTACCAATACGGCTCGGCGCAAGCATTGCTCTTTCCTTCCATTGAAGTTGTCGCTGGTAGGGATCGGACTCTGTCCGCCTTGAGTACAAGGCTCGTTTTGGATCCAGGTCGCTTCCGACTACCAATTGAAACGTCAGAACGACCTCGAGACCATCACCAGGCTCGTCTTCGACACAGCCGCTGGCAGCATTGAAACCACGCAGCACGTCACCGAGACTATCCAAATCCATCAGATGGTCCGGGAGCGCGCCGACCGTCACCCTTATGATGATCGGCTTGGAAACATCCATTCCAAAGAAGTCGGCGTCCGAGAACTCTACATTGCGGCGCACGGACATGCAGACTTCAATTGCATCGAGAATTGAAGTCTTTCCGCTATCCCCAGGCCCGATGAGGCAATTAATACCTTCGCAGGGAGCCCAACTGAGCCGATTGATTCCTCGGAAGTTCTGAATTTCGACATACCGTATTCTTGCCATGCCCAGGCCTCCTGCTATATGGCCAGATATCTATTTGTGAACAGTCTTATCACACACTTCTCCGCCTGCTTGCACGTTCCTTGTGGATAGTTGTTTCCGGGGCTCCTCTTGGAGCCGGCATTCACCAAGGCCAGGCAGAGGCCGAAAACCATGATCACGATCAGGACTAACAGGGCGAACAACTCAGTGTGCGTGAGGTTTTTCAGGTAGGGAGAGGCGATAATCTGCGGGTAAATGGTGTAGCCAACAAGTCCCGCAACAGCGGTAATGCCACAATATTTCACGGCACCGATCCAGAATCCTTCCATGATGCATCCGAAAAGTTTTATCGAATGGCCATCATTACTTATCAAAGGGGGCTCGTAAAGTCACGGCGAACAAAACCCTTGAGGCATCAAGGATATTATTTGCAAGCTCCTCAAGCCCTCCAGGGCTACCAGTGATAGGCAGCTCCTGGCCGTCAGCCGGCAGGCGCAATCGTCAAGTTTCGGCCTAGAGTGCTTAAAACGCCGATCATGAATCGAAACGCGCGTTGCTGTGTAATTTCTAAAAAAGTGCAGCTAGTCTACAGACTAAAAATTCACGTAGAGGCGCGATTTTTGGATCAGCTTTCACCAGATAAGTCGTCCCGGGTGTTTTACACAACTCAGGCCAGAAGCGGAAGTCCGGTTGGGAGTCAGCAAATCGCTACTTCGAGAACTTCCTCGCCCCAGCGACGCAAAAAATCACGGCCACTGTCACACCCAGCATCCCGATGCTCACGCTCTCGTGCAGCAGAGTCGCGGCTAGCGCGAGGCCGAAGAACGGCTGCAACAGCTGCAGCTGCCCAACCGCCGCAATGCCGCCCTGTGCCAGGCCGTGATACCAGAATACAAAGCCGATCAGCATGCTGAACAAGGAGACATATGCGAGACTGATCCAAGCGGGAACTGAGATGCCCCTGAAGCTTGCCGGCAAATTGTACAGCGTCAACGCAGCCATGGTTGGCAACGACAGAACCAGAGCCCAGGAAATCACCTGCCAGCCGCCAAGCACTTTCGACAGCCTGGCTCCTTCGGCATACCCTAGCCCGCAAGCTACTATCGCAAGCAGCATCAGAACATCGCCCTTGGGCGAGGCAGTTAGGCCTCGAGAGACGGCAAAGCCGACGACCAGCAGGCTGCCCAGAATCGAAAAGACCCAGAAGGCCAAACGTGGGCGTTCACCGCCACGCAGTACACCAAAAACCGCAGTGGCAAGAGGCAGCAAGCCGAGGAAGACAATCGAGTGGGCGGAGGTTACGTATTGCAATGCCATCGCCGTCAGCAACGGGAATCCAACAACCACCCCAAACGCAACTACGGATAATGGAATAATCTGGCCACGTGTCGGGCGTTTCTCTCTGAACAGCAGAAGCAGCGCCAGTCCCAGCAGGCCGGCGATGGTCGCGCGCGCGACCGTCAGAAATACCGGATCAAACTCCATAACGGCGACTCGAGTAGCCGGCAGCGAACCGCTGAAGATCAGCACGCCAATAAGTCCGTTGATCCAGCCATTGGCTCTCTTGTCGCTAACCTCTCCGGATAAGTTGATTGTGTCGCTCACGACTAGTACCTCGCTGCTGGGATGTTAAAGAAGCGTATAATCGGATTAGCAATACAATCAAAAAATTGTACTGGATACGCTCTTCATGCCACGGTTCCGCTACAAAGTCGTTGTCGATACCCTTGCCGCCGACATCCGCGCCGGCAAGCTCCCGCCCGGTGCTCAACTGCCAACCCACCGCGAGCTGGCGAAGCAGAAAGGAATTGCGCTGGTAACAGCCAGCCGCATTTACGCCGAACTCGAAAAAATGGGGCTGGTGAGCGGCGAGACAGGACGCGGCACTTTCGTTCGCGAGACGTCCCTGCCGCAAGGTCACGGCATCGACCAGCAGGATGTCGCCGCCGGGATGATCGATCTCAACTTCAACTACCCCTCCCTCCCCGGGCAGGCCGATCTCCTGCGCATGGCGCTTCGGCAACTAGCTCTGTCAGGTGACCTCGAGTCCCTCCTGCGCTATCAGCCCCATGGCGGCCGGATGCATGAGCGCGCAGCGGTGGCGCGCCACCTGGTGGATCGAGGCCTCGTCACCGAACCGACCCGCGTCCTGCTCGTAAATGGCGCTCAGCATGGCTTGACAGTGACTCTGATGGGGTTGTTCAGGCCGGGGGACATCATCGCTGCAGACTCATTGACCTATCCGGGTTTCAAGGTTCTAGCCAAGACCCTGCACCTTGAGCTTGTCGCACTACCCTCCTCGGAAAGCGGCCCCGACCTCGGCGCTCTGGAACGTCTCTGCACGAGCAGGCCTGTACGTGCGATCTATACGATGCCGACCCTACATAACCCTCTTGGTTGGGTAATGCAGTTGAGCGAGCGAGAGCGCCTGGTATCCATCGCCAGAAAACATGACCTGATGATCATCGAGGATGCAGCCTATGCCTATCTGGTCGAGACCGCCCCGCCGCCTGTCACACAGCTGGCCCCGGAGCGCACGGTGTATGTCTCTGGGTTTTCGAAGAGCGTCGCGACGGGGCTACGGGTTGGCTTCGTCGCGGCTCCATCCCAGCTGATTGCAAGCCTGGAACGGGCGATTCGCTCCACCACCTGGAATACCCCCGGCATCCTCACCGCTATCATCACAGCGTGGCTGGATGACGGCACGGTTGCTAGGTTGGAAATAGAAAAGCGTCGGGATGCGCAGGCACGGCAAGCAATGGCGGCAGAAACGCTCAGTGACATTCGCTACGTGAGCCATCCGTCTTCTTACTTCCTGTGGCTTCCCTTGGCTGAAGAAGCACGCGCCGATCGGATCACGATGGCGCTTATGCAGGAGCAGATATCCGTTTCTACGGCAGAGCCCTTCGCCATTTCGCTACATGTGCCCCACGCGATCCGGCTGGCACTCGGCTCGGTCGACATGCGGGCGTTGGAGTCCGCCCTGCAGCAGGTGGCGTCGGTTGTCGGCTTTCATTCGTGACTTCCTAGCCAAACATGATCTATACGAATGACTGCTTCTGGCCGATTCCGGACGACGATGATCGACTGCGGTGACAGGCAGTTATTCGCACAGTGGCTCTAGCAGATCAATTACGCTCTCAAACCGAGGCTAGGTGGGCTAGTGACTCCCCTGACGTTTAAGCTCATACGCGGTGGGTTGGCGTGGCAGACACCGGTAGGAATAAAGCAGTGCTGGGCATCGGGGGAGGTTCCAAAGCCGCCGTGATGGGTAGAATTCGCGACGGTTTCTGTCTGCCGATCACAGATAGGGCGGCTAGGTTGGTCATCCGACAAATATCTGCCCACCTTAACCTCCGTCGGCGGTCGGCCTTGTATAGGTGTGGATCGTGAGCAGTTTGTTTGAGTGGACGACCGCTGCAGTCGTCTATTTCAATGGTTTTGATGAATTACACCCTGATTATCCAAGGAGGTGTAATTGGCGCCCCACTCCAACCGGAGTAGGTAGGTTCGTTTCGGTAGATGTCCACACTAACCACTTTCAGGGGTAGCTTCGGCTGTGATGGGTCGTTAGCAATCTTGACGAGAATAGGGGTAAGAGATAAAAACGGCATAAGGGCGTGTATAACTGACAGATGTAGTCTCGGGCAGTATGTGGGTCTCATAAAAATCTTTTTTGGAGAGCAGCGATGAAGATTCGTGGGCGTATCGAAGTTGAGACCGTCACCGATGTTTTGTGTGATTGAATCGCACCGGGTTTCGTGGAGGCCTCAACTCTTGAGAGAATGAGGCATGAAGAAATCTAATAGCTATTCCCCTGAAGTCCGTGAACGTGCTGTGCGCATGGTTCTGGAGAACCTGAAGGACTACCCCTCCGAATGGGCAGCCATCGAATCCATTGCGCCCAAGATCGGCTGTGTCCCCCAGACGCTGCATGGCTGGATACGCACTGATATTGGCCACCGCCCCGGCCAGACGACCGAGGAACGAGAACGCATCAAGGCTCTGGAACGCGAGAACCGGGAACTGCGCAAAGCGAACGAGATTCTGCGCCTGGCCAGTGCGTATTTTGCCCAGGCGGAGCTCGACCGCCGCAACAAACCCTGAACGCCTTCGTTGACGAGTACCGTGACCGCTACGGAGTCGAGTCGATCTGTCGGGTAATCCAGATCGCTCCGTCCGGTTATTACGTGCATGCAGCCAAAGCCCGTCAACCCGAACTGCGAAGCGCTCGTGCCAAACAGGACGAGCTGTTGAGCGATAAAATCCAGCGAGTCTGGGATGACAATATGCAGTGCTATGGCGTCGTGAAAGTCTGGAAGCAACTCAAGCGTGAGGGCATTGATATTGCTCGCTGCACGGTACAGCGGCTGATGCGTCAACTGGGCCTGCAGGGCGTTCGTCGCGGTCATGTGATCCGCACCACCATCCCGAATGAGAACGCGATTTGTCCGCTGGATAGGGTCCAACGCCAGTTCCATGCGGATCGACCCAATCAGCTATGGGTGTCCGACTTTACTTATGTTTCAACGTGGCAAGGCTGGCTCTACGTCGCCTTCGTGGTCGATGTATTTGCCCGGCGTATCGTTGGCTGGCGGGTGAGCAACAGCATGCGAACAGACTTCGTTCTGGATGCCCTGGAGCAAGCGCTGCACGCTCGACAGCCGAGCCGCATGGACGGCCTGATACACCATAGCGACAGGGGTAGCCAATACGTCTCCATCCGATACACCGAGCGTCTCGCTGAGGCCGGCATAGAGCCCTCTGTAGGCAGCAAAGGCGATAGCTATGACAACGCTTTGGCTGAAACCATCAACGGGTTATACAAAGCGGAGCTGATCTATCGGCAATCCTGGCGTAGTCGCGAAGCCGTGGAAATCGCCACTTTGAAATGGGTTCACTGGTACAACCACCAGCGGTTGCTGAGCTCGATTGGGTATATACCCCCGGCAGAAGCTGAGGCAAACTTCTACCAGCAACAATCCGGTCAGACCATGGCGGCCTGACTTAAACGAAATGGCCTCCATAAAACCCGGTACGATTCAGAGCTTCATTACCGGCAGGTGTTGGGGAGAGTCCTCAGAAGAACGTCTAAGATCGATGAGCAGGCTTGGCTATTCATGCTGGCTGAACCGACCTTGCGGAGCTATGCAGAGCGGATAGCAGAAGATCTGCCGGACGACCTCGCGGTTTTGAATCAGCTGCAGCTGAAGGCCACTTCAATCGAAGTGCCTTCAGCGCTTGATACAAATGTCAGCGAGGCGGAAGAGAAGGCAAACCGCAAGCTCAACTCGTCAGATTGCAAGCTTGGTTTCGAGCTGGTTGCTGCTTCAGAGGGGCCTACCTATCAAATCAGTTTTTCACGGCATTACCGAGAGCAATTATTGGCTTGTTTTTGAGCGTCATGGTCGTATACGTACGCTGGAGCGGGTATGCTGAATGGAAGCCTTTCGAGCTAGGATGAGGACGGCGTGATGACGACACCTTATGAGCGTAAGCAGAGCTTGATACAGGCCTATGAGTTTTTACAGGAGTTGTCCAAGGATATGGACATTCCTGAGTCAACACGACGCCAGGCTAAAGCTCTGTTGAGGCATTATCCCACGGCTCAAGATATAGAACTGGAAGGTCAGCTGCAGCAGCGCTGCAGCGAAGAGCTGGCTTTAGTGGCAGATAAGCATGGGCCATTGCATCCAATTCTGGTCAGCAGGATAGCGTTTGGATCCATGCTTTGAGATGGGGCGTGCTTTCAGGAGTACGTAGGCATTCAAAGATTCGTAGGTGCTCGTCAGGGTTAACTCGCCATGCTCATTAATTTTGAGGTTGGCCGGGCCTTAGCAAATTCTTGTTTGGCTGCGTTGCGGTTCCAAGACGCGGTACGCCGGTGATCTTATGGGACGCCATTGCCCCCAGTTACACTTTTATTGGCTTAGCGGGCAGTCAAGCACTCAAGTACCTCTAGCCTCCTAGACTAGATATATCTCATCCTCTCGGTCTGTAGGCGGCATAGCATGAATATAGGCTTGACTGTCCTCCTAAACCTTGAACGCACCTCCCCAAGACCTGTTGGCGAAAACGTTGCACTGCCGTGAACGGCAAAGCTTTCGTCACCTGAATCAAGGTGAAAAATATTCTGGCCAGGCTGACGGAACAGACTGGCTTTTACGCTGGCCTTATCCGTCAGCCATTGCGAAAATTCCGCCGCAATGCGTTTTTGCTGCAACTGGTTCAGCAATCGCACCTCGCCTTCAGATCCGATTAGGGTCTGTAGGGTTGGTACTTCCCATTCGGTTAGCAGAAGCTTGGCTGACTGTAATTTCTTTAGCTCTTGCTTGAGGCTGGCAAAACCATACAGGGTGAACAGGCTGGACAGAACGGACAGCTTGGCCTCATCGGAAAAGTATTTTTTTAGCTCGTTCCCAACGTGACCGCTGGTTTTGTTATCTAGTAGCACCTCAAGTATCCCTATTACAGCTTGTTATTTTGAGTATCCATCTATCAATGTCCTCACGTTTGAATTGGCTGTTGGCATAATTATGCGTAACTCCAGTACAAAAGGGCCTTAAAGAGGTCATTGGTTATAGTTTTGGCGACCCGGAGAGATACCTAACATTGCTCTCCGGCAGCTGCGCTCGGAGGCGATGGTTCTCCAGTGTAAGGTCAAGAATTCGTGCTTGGAAATCGA
Above is a genomic segment from Halopseudomonas litoralis containing:
- a CDS encoding ATP-dependent nuclease yields the protein MARIRYVEIQNFRGINRLSWAPCEGINCLIGPGDSGKTSILDAIEVCMSVRRNVEFSDADFFGMDVSKPIIIRVTVGALPDHLMDLDSLGDVLRGFNAASGCVEDEPGDGLEVVLTFQLVVGSDLDPKRALYSRRTESDPYQRQLQWKERAMLAPSRIGNHSSTNLSWSRSSVLARLSEEKLAVGNDLVSAAREARLAFGDKAGANIGDMLDLVTTKAREMGIDVGEKAQALLDAGALSFSDGAITLHSDGGVPLRNLGTGSSRLLLAALHREASSAASCLLVDEVEHGLEPHRVISLLHSLGSKETEAPLQVFMTTHSAVAVRELSGDQIVIVRKADGGQHQMRLVSSENVIQGAARLYPEAFLARTVIVCEGASEVGLLRGIDRYRVSKGKQSAYANATAFVDAGGRSPKHILERAQIFAQWGYRTKAFLDADVVIPQEAREAAEADGVTVCTWGDSLALEEALFRWLPDYGVDDLIKLAIELNSEELVGGALEEVSNKKFDLETALSLVGGDAQYEDEERAFLGKAAKLSTKDSKVGPGRKGWFKSISKMELVGERVIGPWIKDAEPELKQPIFALFRQSDV
- a CDS encoding tyrosine-type recombinase/integrase — translated: MKATETYSHQPWNKGKLVGQKAPLRLRDIWSIRVRLQIADRPRDLALFELAIDSKLRACDLTKLRVRDIAHGDLVSSRAIVMQQKTQHPVQFEITEQTRVALAEWIQQANLRSEDFLFPSRLHSSDHLSTRQYARIVKVWVAAIGLDPALYGTHTMRRTKASLIYRRTRNLRAIQLLLGHSKLESTVRYLGIEVDDALEMAEQTEV
- a CDS encoding IS3 family transposase (programmed frameshift); translation: MKKSNSYSPEVRERAVRMVLENLKDYPSEWAAIESIAPKIGCVPQTLHGWIRTDIGHRPGQTTEERERIKALERENRELRKANEILRLASAYFCPGGARPPQQTLNAFVDEYRDRYGVESICRVIQIAPSGYYVHAAKARQPELRSARAKQDELLSDKIQRVWDDNMQCYGVVKVWKQLKREGIDIARCTVQRLMRQLGLQGVRRGHVIRTTIPNENAICPLDRVQRQFHADRPNQLWVSDFTYVSTWQGWLYVAFVVDVFARRIVGWRVSNSMRTDFVLDALEQALHARQPSRMDGLIHHSDRGSQYVSIRYTERLAEAGIEPSVGSKGDSYDNALAETINGLYKAELIYRQSWRSREAVEIATLKWVHWYNHQRLLSSIGYIPPAEAEANFYQQQSGQTMAA
- a CDS encoding UvrD-helicase domain-containing protein, producing the protein MCDAELDILAYRRGSVSAPAGCGKTQLITSALLRSEDSKPALVLTHTNAGRAALEQRLKKLGVRGDAARVTTLDSWAIRLVQCFPQRSRLAPAVLRIQGNSANYAAIRQAALGILKAGHTDKIVSATYSRVIVDEYQDCGSLQHEMILALANLLPTVVLGDPLQVIFDFAGPVVDWQKDVVAAFPRLTWKPEPWRWKNADAPEVGDWLLNSVRPSLSRAGGSIDLSKVPKGVEWVRLEGSAAQMNETRLATAKRKFAGTALIIADSRNKGSQWQTARRARATMVEANDMVDFMKFAAAFDPSAQLSLDDAVSYFGNLLSGLSPEKLIARTRSLHAGRARTHASRIEEIALAYLRAPSHRSAADMLDAFYDTNGVFAFRPDIVRLCSKALRAVNGTVTFHAAAMRERERFRHIPRTMRPKSVGSTLLLKGLEADVAIILEPEKMNAKNLYVAMTRGSKQLVICSSSPILKW
- a CDS encoding PIN domain-containing protein — its product is MHLVMLDTCVWLDISSQKSELPMLTAIEHLVEDGVIKILLPDLVRTEYEQNKDRVIEATRKRLANEFRVVKGVIESFGGDGKDVTLETLEDVNHRLPILSEATEGTVKRVLRLFDTALVVAITDKAKIKAAERAIAKKAPFHKQKNSVADAVLIEAFQEYRLEHADEYNSFRFVTHNVNDFSAKDHRLPHEDFAEIFDDQTHFYNATSQAVEDLLDLEELHYEYDWAWEDQTRGLQEILGAMDELVDKVWYNRHMNRTGFYGGHFV